The genomic DNA GTTGCCGATAGTTAGAAACAATGGGTCGCACTTCCGTAGGATCCTAGAAGCCAGCATTGCACTTCGCGAGATTGAAGCCAGATGTCTTCTGTACTGTCTGCAAGGTCTCATGCCCAAGCTCATACACCGTGAGGAATGGCTTCTACGTCTAGAAGACTTAAAAGCTTGCGCAGCTGACACTCTATGGGACTCAATGTGACTAAAATGACTCCGCCAACATCTTTCTCTCATCGGGCCCGAAAAAAACGGTGGTAAGCCGGTGCCAGCTCCGATATTTTTGAATGCCATAAGCCTTGAAGTCGGACGGGTACTGGCGGTAGGGAGTCGAGGGTGtgcagcacagcagcaagacgACCTCCGATCTCCGCAGAAGGAACATTGGAGAACCTCGTATCAGACACGACCTTCAGCAGGGTAAGATACCCACAAAGCTCCTATGAAGCACCACAGCTGGCACGACCATCAGACCCTCAATATACCAACTTTCATTGTTGTCCAATGGAGGCGGCAGAAGAACTAGCGGCCCCACCAGGGAAAGAGGGCAGAGATCATTTGTTGGCTATCGCAAACTTGGCATGTCCGTAAAGGCATATCGCCACCACATGATGCATGGTAGTGCTACAATACCGCCAGACCGGAACCGCTACTTCGCGGTGTAACATAGGACCCTGAACCAGCTGCAGAACGCCTAACATTTGATGCAGGTGGAATATGGCGTGAGATGATGGTCGCAGGTACGTCAGTGCAGGATTCGCGTATATTGCGTGGGGGTCAAATATACAATTTGGAGGCCTTCCTCTTTGGGATGTATAGATCCACAATACTTCCGACACGAAGCCATTGATGGGATAATTGCTGGATCCTCAGATGTCACAGCCTGCCGACTTTGACTGCTTTAGTCAGGTCGTCGACACAAGCGTTAGTGCGTAAAAGGTCCCAGTAAAAGGGAATAAGCTTTGACGAAGCTCTTGAGTGCGCGCATAGGTTGGTCACGTCGTGTTGGAGATGGTAAGACGCGTATGAAGGACGACCCGTGGTAGGAAGAACATTTCGTGGGAGATCACAAGTTCGCTGATATAGATGGGAGTAAGGTGACAATGAGATGTATTGTAGAGTAAAGTCGACATACGGATATGGTAGATGGCTTGAGCCAGTTCTAATTTCGCTTTGTAGCAAGGTCGTAGCTTTTCTAATATAGATCCCGGGGGCGGGTTGTGGTTTCTTCTGCAGCGCTGGTTCCATTGCCATTATTCCTCTCACATCGTATCTTGGGAGCGCAACACTTCGGATATGATACGGGAAGTACGGAAGCCCTTCAGCGGCCGCGAATCGACTGAATGATAGCGCGTGATAATTCATGAAGCCTAGATCGAATGGCAGTATGCAGCTGTTGAATAACGACCGAGGGCACAGGCGCGGCTAGCGCCGGAAGAGACAGCAGGGCGACAGCACCCTCTCGAGACCGGTCATTTAGCGGGCGCTTTGAGCATTGTAATCCTGCTTCGGCTTCATTCACGCCCTTGAATCGCTCGCTCAGATCTCTTTGTATTGACTGAAGCGCCGTAAGTTGTGATAGTATACGCCGACTGGCCTTGTGACGCTCTGCCTCGGTAATACTGCTCTGCGTGACAGCTGCCTGCGGGGTTTGTCTTCTCCCCAAAGCATCGGCGTCGGCGCTGCCACCCAAGATGTCTGCAGCGGCTGTCGTGTATCGATTCAAGACCGCCAAAACTGCAAGCGATAGGAGGACCAAAGTGTACCCATCAGTCACGCAGGAGCAGCGCAAACATTCCTTGGCCAATTCCAGAGCTTTCGTGTTCTGTTCCAATACGTGATCGAGTTCCAGCTGTGACCTTGTTCCCTTGGTCTTTGTCCTTGAGTCAGAGTTATGGACCCGTGATGGTGGTGAGATGCGAGCAAGCAGTGCCGAAACGCGCACAAGGCAAGAGCAGGACGATTCAGAGCGCACTTCCGGTGCAGATGATGACATATCGGGCGCGTTCTCGGACGACGAGGTTCCACAATTTGGACCAAATATGTCCATTGCAGTGTCTTCCTGCACCATATGCGTATCGCCAAAGATTGAGGTCCTGCTTGATGAAGGTAATAGGCCGGCGCTGCTCTCACGTCCACTGACTCCTGCATCGGTACCTGCAGAACTGTAGCCGCTAAGAATGCTGTCACCGAGATCGAAGATCGATGACTCGGTCATGCCAGAGCCTTGGCAAGCTTCCTGCACCGCCAAAGATCCCAGACAATCGAATTCAGATTCCCAATCTGCTGCAACAGAGCCTGGAAGGTCGAACAAGGACGACTCATCTGGGGTGAGTAAATTGGCAAAAGTGTCGGAAGTGGTGGTTGCTGATAGCATCCAGTTTGGAGCCTGATCATTGCTGACTGGAGTTGGGAAGAACACTGAGTCATGACTTGAGTCTTGTTGTGGAAGGGCTACTGTGATGTTCTCTGGAGTGTGCCCTGCAGAATTGACGGGACCATTGTGAGGCCTTTCTTCATTTGCTGTAGGTTtggatgtcgatgttgaCCCTTTGGGAAGCGGTACACGGCGAATCCTCTTTGTCGTGCTGTACACACAGCTACAGCGGCGCTTGACACAGCGAACACAGGAAGGCTTTTCTTTCGTGCAGCCTACCTTCGCAGCGGTGCATGCATCGCAGCTGTTCTTGAGCTTGGCGATCCCGATCTGGGATCGGGAGTGAGGATTGCCTTGTGGGGGGGAATCTTGGTAATTGGAGGCGGTGAAGCTCGCCATGGCCATCGATCAAGGGCGCTAGAGAGCGACAGCACACCGGGATCTGGGAGTCATGCGCACTGCTTGGTCTCTCGTCGGCCTTGAGTTCCCGGGTGTGACCCTTCCGACACACAGTAAGGCCTCGATAGGTGCAGGCTGTGCAAAGTAGGAGTTCTGAAGCGAGAGCCCACTCGAAGTTCCGAGAGCACGTGTTGTCGAAGCCGTGGATGCAGAGCCCTGGTTGATTTGCTTTCCAGCAGGAGGCAATATTCGATATTCGCACGACTTGTGGACGGCACACTGTGTTCAAGTATACGTGAACCGTGGCGTCAAGTCCAGATCCTTAGATGACAACAGGCAATGCGATACGGTCCCGCCTACGCATTCCTTCAGACCATGGCGCTCCTTCGACGCCTCGCCAGATGCCGGTAATGGCATGCTGTCCCCTCGTTGGGTGGGAATTGACCTTCCACATCTGAGCAGCTGCGTGAGTGGCCCAATGTTCGAGAAGGATCTCGCAAGTGTTCATGAAGATCCACAGCCAACAGGGATCGGACGCCTCAGCGAGACTGGCATCACCTGTTGGTGAAGCGACTTGTAGGCCTTGTCGTACGTCGCATATTTATGCCTGGGCATAAGAAGCATGTGAAGCAGGTGCACTAATTCTGCCTCATATGCCACCTGCTCCTATCGTGATGCATGTCAGTGTCCCGAGAAGAGGTTGAAGCAGAAACACAGGTGGGAGCACAAGCTACACTCCAATACTAAGCTTTTGGGAGCTCGCACCGGTGTGAGCGAAGCTCAGAATGATGCCAGAGTAACACCGGTAGATGCAGCTGTCCtgaaaaagaagaaacgtATGTAGCAACCCTGCTGCTGATCCGGCGCGCATGGTCGGGAGTTGCTGATAAGCCTGGGAGCATGTGCTCGTTCCGCCTCGTGCACCTCGCGAGCGCAGCAGGACCCACCGTGACGATCCTGATCGGACCACTCCGTGGACGCCTCAGGCACTAGTGTGTTTTGAAGTGGTCCGCTGGCCCTCTCACGGTTGATGGCGGCATGCACTCAACACACAATATATGAAGCGAGGCGCATGGGCAAGAACATCCCAGCAATGCAGCCCAATGAGAACCGGACAGAGAAGGAGTCCGCCTAAATACAAGAGCGAGGACGCCCGTCAGTGTCCACAAAATTAGGGCTCGCAGAGGGCGTGCGGGCAATCGGCTTAAAGTGCTTGGCCGCAGCGATGCATCGTGCGGACACCATGCTCAACGCAGATTTACAATGTCTTTGATTTCCCAGCGCCTACCATGATCCCACATCTTCAGACTTTAGCAAGCTTGTGTTTCGCTAAGATCGTAGCTAAGACTCCAGCAAGATGACAGATCCACCCGAGGCCTTTTTGTGGGAGATGGTCAAGCAAGTATGCCTGGAACTTCAATCTGAGGTCTGAGTTGCACTGACACTTTCGAGGCACAATTGTTGGCGTGCTTGAAATGGCTGAGCGAGTTTGAAATCTTAGCAATCGTTCCAGCGCATGGCCAGGTGTCTTATCAAGATGCAGCAGATCTCGCAGACGTCCCGTTTCAACAACTCTCTCGCATTGTGCGTTTCACAGCCGCGTCGGGCTTCCTGCGAGAAATCGAGCCTGGTGCATTCGCGCATAGCAAGCTGTCTACACAATTCGCCGATAAATCATCTCTGCTCGACGGAATATCATTCGTGAGTGAGTGACCAATACTTTAGGAGGCCTAGGATCGTATCACTCATGGTGATTTGTGCTTCCAGATCTGCGACACAGTGTTTCCAACGGCGTTGCGGATGGCGGATGCGACTCGACACAAcgcagagcagaagcagccacAGCTTTCCTCTTTCCAACTCGATTCACAGCATTCAAGGTCTTTGAGTGCAGCGTGCGAGGAGGGATCGAGACTTCGGCGCGAGTTGGAAGCATTTCAAAACATCCAGGATGATCTGGTAGATGGTGGCACTGCTGCAGTACTTCTATCACTGGACTGGGCAAAGCTGAGAGGCGCTACTGTTGTCGAAGTACGTATCGCACGAGTTGCGCAAGTCGATCGGACTGTGCTAACAGCTGGAGGTCGGAGCCAAGTCCATCACCACAGCATATGCGCTGGCTGAAAAGGCGAGTGAGCTGCAGGTGGTCATCCAGCTGCAAGAGACGGCAGCAAGACAGCATCCAACATCGAATGGAATGACTGCTACGCCGCAGACGGTAAATGCCCGAGTCCAAGTGCGAGAACGGTCACGAGGGGCTCCTCAACCCGTTCAAGACGCCGCGGTGTACGTGCTCCATCTTCCTGGCACATCATTGACGGCGTCTTCCAGCTCGCTGAGGGAGCAAATTCTGAGAGAGCTGCGAGCACACTTCAACGTGCTGCGAGTCAACAGGTCCGCCACCCTGATATTGGTTGCACGCCTGCTGCCAGGCGCAGGACAGCACTTCGAGCAGGACCCGGCGGCCGCAGCTCTCGTCCAAGATCTGCTGTTGATGCAGATGACGAATGAGCGAGAATGGGACCTGGAGATGCTGACAGAGCTGCTGGATGAGGTTTCAGACGCGTCTGGGCGGATGGTCATCACGCATAACCACTCGTCCAGAGAGAAACACTCTGCCGCCGTGGTGGAGGTGCAGCTGCGGCCGCGGTCTGCCAATGAGGCGCGCGTATTGTAGACATCCTCAGCGCTAGAGCCCAGGGGTATGGAGACGGGGTGGGGATGGCGGAGCGATGTCGTTTGTGGGTGGTGGAGGTACgtgaggtggtggtgaacAGGTCTTGAAGTGAAGTCACATTTGCGTAGACTGGGCGCTAGGCAAACGGCCCGCCGACAGTTACCCGCTCCCGAGGACATCATTCTTATTAAATAGCTCGCCCTTCCTTCGTGCATCCACTTCTCACAAACAAGCGAGTCGACATGTCGGAGCCCTCGCCGCGTCCGACCAAGAGAATGCGCAAGGGCACCCGCAGCTGCCTGGAATGCCGCAAACGCAAGGTCCGATGCACATTCGACCACCATCATGGCCAGGCCCCCTGCGATGCCTGTATCGATCGACAGACGACATGTCAACGCCAAGAACATGTCCCTGCGGCAGAGGCGAGCGATCCTTCAGACAGCATTAGTCATCGAGTAGGGCGACTCGAGGCTGCCGTGGAGAGTCTCAGCGATACTGTCGCCTGGATGCAGACCACTCGGCCAAGTGGACCCTGCGAAAGCGCTGATTCTGGCAAATACTCACATGTCGCGAATCCCGATACCCGCGGAGATCAGGAATCGAGGGCTATCCTCAACGGCGAAGCTGTTATTACTCCGGGGGCCTTCGGCAATGACCACAACCGCAATGCAAACGAGACCGGCGATGATGCTCCGCCCGTCGGCACGGAACCTGCTTATTTGCACTCGCTGTTCAACAATCACGTTCTATCAACTGCGGAACGAGCGGGACAAGagcatcctcttcctccgaaTACCGAGTCCCGAGAGTCGATCTGGGCTGAGAAGGGTTCTGCGGACCTGTCCGCTCAAGTGCCGTGCTTGGCCGATGTGCGTGTCGTGGTGGCGTCCGCCGCCGATTGGTGGACGATTCACAATGCCGTACTGAGTCCGCTGTCCGTCGACAGCAAGCAGGCTTTGATCGATGCCCACCCACACCACCTGACGCCCGCGCCTTCCCCGACAAAAGTTGCCATGTGGTTGGTATATTTTGCCATCACGCTACTGCAATTGCCGCAGGACTTCGACTCCACAAGGTTGGGGTCAATCAAGGACCCGCACGGACTTGTGCAGCGCATCTTCACGCACGTGGATGATTTTCTCTCTGCTGACTCGCCCTTGCAGGCTCGCGATGGCATTGAGTGTGCCATTGTGCTTGCCAAGCTGTAGGTCATGTGCCCACTCAGCTTCAGCCATCGGATAGGGACTAATTCTTGGGGCTGTTTTAGTGCAAGTTACTTGGGTCGCCCAAGAAAAGCATGGTTACTTACACGTAGAGCTGTTACTTTTGCGCAGTTGCTAAACCTGGATCGGGCACGGCGACAATTTAGGAACGTCCAGGCTTCGGGCAGTATTGATTCACTCGCGGGTCAGCACCTGGAAGCAAGCGCAACAGTATGGGAGTCTCTGAGCGGGCTGGACCGCTTCCTCTCCTTGCTCTTGCATCTCCCTGCTGCAGCTCCCAGCACTCTGTCCAAGCGCGAGCAGACCGACCGTCGCGGCTCTCAGAACGTCCTCCAGCATATGATGAGCGAACAGTCTCATATTGCGAATCGCATTTGCTACCGGGATCAGCTTGATTCGGAGAGTGATGCTGAAGATGAGACGACGAGAATCATCGAAGATCTCTCAAAGCTAGAGCAGACTCAGACGGACACCTGGTGGGTTAATTTGCGTTCGTTATACCACTAAGTGAGAGATTGTTGGGGGTCTCCGGTATTGTGCCCTGAGGAACCGAGTTCCATCCCGCTCCGCGTCAAGATGAAGTGGGTGCTTGAGCAATTCTCGATTCGTCTCGCTAGGCAACAGCTTCAACATGCTGTCGCTATTGATCAAGAACCTCGAATTTGTCCTGCATCAGAGATGAATATCATCGATCGTCAGGTCGGACACTGCTTCCGAAGCTAACGTCGACAGAGAAGGTGATCATGGGTACCAAGGCTGACCGCTAACACTTTGCAGGTGGAAACTCGATCGCTCAGACATTCACGACATATCCACTGCAACGCCTGTGTTGTTGCAGATGGCCCATTACTACATAAAAATACGGGCAAACCTCCCATACTTGTTCCGAGCCAAGGACAATGCAAAGTTTCGAACCAACGCCTGGGCGTGCATGCAAGCTTGCAGAGATGTCCTTCGCCGATACTTCGCTGTCCGCACTCGATTGGCTGAAGGTGTTTTCTTGTCGCGCGCATGCGAGATTCAGGTCTTCCTAGCATGCGTCATTTTACTTTTGCATCGAGACCGTTCTTCGGAGTATCTACCGCCCACTGACAGCTGGGAATCTGACGCCACTCTCCTGAACAATACCAAAATCGCCATTGGCAAAGCTGCGGCCGGGACTTCTGACTCATTCACTGAGGTAAGACGTGGGAACCAGTCGTAGCACCACGCGCAAGCGTTCATGGAATGACAGATTGATGAGTATTGCATTGGCTGACTGTGTGCAGATGCTCATTTCGGCGCTTGATCAGATCGAGCACTGTCTGGATGCTGTCGATGGATCGAGAGTCGTGCAACTTCGAGTGCCTCTTCTGGGTACCATCTCTATCTCCAGAAGTGCGACCAACTTCCCTCCTCTCGAGAACCCGACTGTTCCCTTTTGGGCTATTCCTCCCATTATGTCGTCTGAGACTCTCGGGATTGATGAAGGAATATGGGATTGGCCGACCGACTTAAACACATTGGACGATGAGCTCTCGTTCTGGGCTGTGGACACTTCTCTCTCAGGCAACCCTTCCAACTTTTAGATACTTTGACAGTGCATAGAGGTCTGCGATGGGGTTCTGCGAGAGGCGACTCCTGGTTGACGCCCGAAACAAAACTTTTTCAAGCCTTGTTCTCGTCGGTCACCTGGGccacttcgtcttcgctAGCCACTGCTTTGAGCTTGGCGTCTACATTGATCTTCTTCCACTCTGCCATACAGCCGAGTACACAGCAAATCCCCGCACAcccaatggcaatggcataTGCACAACGCAAGCCGTGCATGTAAGCGTCTTGAACGACCTGAAGCTCAGACCCTGTGTAGCTATCGGCCAACGAACTAGCTCCATCGAGACTGAGAATCTGAGCAGTGTTGATGCTAGGTGCCATCCTGCGAAGATACTTGGTAAGCTCATTCGCAAAAATGCAATTCGCCGCCGAGACCCATATCGCACCACCCAGGCCTTGGAAAACTGCGATCATTCAGTATGAATCAAGAATGTAGAGATCGAGTACGACTTACAAACAACCATCGATGTTGCAGGCGCTGTGTCGGCTTTGTCAACGGATGCTTGCGTTGCCAGGAGAGGCGCTTGCAGCGTAATGCCCATGCCAATAGCCACAAGGATCTGATATCCGATCCATTTGCCTGCACTGGTATCGGGCGACCATGTGTATATTAGACCAGTGCCAATCGATGCCAGCAACGGTCCGAGGATGAGGTTTGGTTTGTAGTATCCAAATTTTCGGAGTATTCCACCAGAAATGATCAGAGAAATCGCTGCGACTGCATGTTAGTCGATGTCGCATTGGACGATGGGATCAAAGCTCTTACACATTGCAAGGACAAATGGAAGCAGTCGAACTCCACTGCTGGCTGCCGAAACGCCACGCACTGCCTGAAAGTATATGGGGATGTAGTAGAGCAATATGGAATACACTCCACTCGAGCTGCGCGGCTGTCAGAAATCTACACGGCAGCCTCGAAACCTCGACCAACTCACAAGAAAAGAAACGGGCATCCAATAGTCACAGCTCGAAATTTGAAAAGACGAGGCTGAAACAGTGCCCTCTCGCTCATCCAGAGCTCTTCTGCGACGAAGAGCGCAGCGACAAGGACAAAGCCCACCAGCAACCCTATGACCACTGATGAGCCCCAAGGTCGGCTCTGGCCTCCATACTGCACAGCAAGCAGGTAGCAGGTGACGGCGCCGATGATCAAAACGACGCCAAGTGGATTGAGCTGTCGCAGCTTTTGAGTCACTGGCATTTTGGGCGGCGCTGCTTGCTCTGGGGTCTTGTACAGCAGCAAAATGATCCCACCAGTCACGGCACCCAGGGGAAGATTGATCCAGAAGCTATTGCGTCCTGTTCAGCAAAAGACAACGattctttttcttttcgCGGATAactcaccaccacctccacgtCACACCAGTCGTAAAAGCTCCTCCGACCAGTGGTCCAACAcaagcagcgacagcatAAAACACTCCCATCCCCGCAAGAAAAACAGGCCGCCACTGCGCGCTCACCGAGAACGCGGGGATCGTATAGACACCACTCTGCAACCCACTCGCTCCAACTCCAGCAATCGCCCTTCCCACGATGAACGCCGCTGAATTTGGTGCAACGGCGCAGATCAAGCTCCCAAGCTCGAAAATCACAATAGCAAGCAAGAACATCGATTTCAGCCAGAAAAACTTGTACAGTCTTCCCCATACTGTCTGGAAAGCTGCGGTGGTGAGGTAGAAAGAGGAGCCGTACCATCCGACGTCTGCGAGCGAGTCGAAGTCGGAGGTGATCTGTGGGATTGCGGTCGACACGATCGTGCCATCGAgtgcagcgaagaagatgcacAGGGCGAGTGAGATGGCTGTCAGCCAGAGTTTTGTGCCTCGGAGGTATTCTGGTTCTGGAGCTGGCGTTTCGTTTTTGGCATCGTGAGGAGCTGTCGGAGTGGCTTTGT from Cercospora beticola chromosome 3, complete sequence includes the following:
- a CDS encoding uncharacterized protein (antiSMASH:Cluster_3) gives rise to the protein MAMASFTASNYQDSPPQGNPHSRSQIGIAKLKNSCDACTAAKVGCTKEKPSCVRCVKRRCSCVYSTTKRIRRVPLPKGSTSTSKPTANEERPHNGPVNSAGHTPENITVALPQQDSSHDSVFFPTPVSNDQAPNWMLSATTTSDTFANLLTPDESSLFDLPGSVAADWESEFDCLGSLAVQEACQGSGMTESSIFDLGDSILSGYSSAGTDAGVSGRESSAGLLPSSSRTSIFGDTHMVQEDTAMDIFGPNCGTSSSENAPDMSSSAPEVRSESSCSCLVRVSALLARISPPSRVHNSDSRTKTKGTRSQLELDHVLEQNTKALELAKECLRCSCVTDGYTLVLLSLAVLAVLNRYTTAAADILGGSADADALGRRQTPQAAVTQSSITEAERHKASRRILSQLTALQSIQRDLSERFKGVNEAEAGLQCSKRPLNDRSREGAVALLSLPALAAPVPSVVIQQLHTAIRSRLHELSRAIIQSIRGR
- a CDS encoding uncharacterized protein (antiSMASH:Cluster_3~SMCOG1042:O-methyltransferase), with product MTDPPEAFLWEMVKQAQLLACLKWLSEFEILAIVPAHGQVSYQDAADLADVPFQQLSRIVRFTAASGFLREIEPGAFAHSKLSTQFADKSSLLDGISFICDTVFPTALRMADATRHNAEQKQPQLSSFQLDSQHSRSLSAACEEGSRLRRELEAFQNIQDDLVDGGTAAVLLSLDWAKLRGATVVEVGAKSITTAYALAEKASELQVVIQLQETAARQHPTSNGMTATPQTVNARVQVRERSRGAPQPVQDAAVYVLHLPGTSLTASSSSLREQILRELRAHFNVLRVNRSATLILVARLLPGAGQHFEQDPAAAALVQDLLLMQMTNEREWDLEMLTELLDEVSDASGRMVITHNHSSREKHSAAVVEVQLRPRSANEARVL
- a CDS encoding uncharacterized protein (antiSMASH:Cluster_3), which gives rise to MSEPSPRPTKRMRKGTRSCLECRKRKVRCTFDHHHGQAPCDACIDRQTTCQRQEHVPAAEASDPSDSISHRVGRLEAAVESLSDTVAWMQTTRPSGPCESADSGKYSHVANPDTRGDQESRAILNGEAVITPGAFGNDHNRNANETGDDAPPVGTEPAYLHSLFNNHVLSTAERAGQEHPLPPNTESRESIWAEKGSADLSAQVPCLADVRVVVASAADWWTIHNAVLSPLSVDSKQALIDAHPHHLTPAPSPTKVAMWLVYFAITLLQLPQDFDSTRLGSIKDPHGLVQRIFTHVDDFLSADSPLQARDGIECAIVLAKLASYLGRPRKAWLLTRRAVTFAQLLNLDRARRQFRNVQASGSIDSLAGQHLEASATVWESLSGLDRFLSLLLHLPAAAPSTLSKREQTDRRGSQNVLQHMMSEQSHIANRICYRDQLDSESDAEDETTRIIEDLSKLEQTQTDTWWKLDRSDIHDISTATPVLLQMAHYYIKIRANLPYLFRAKDNAKFRTNAWACMQACRDVLRRYFAVRTRLAEGVFLSRACEIQVFLACVILLLHRDRSSEYLPPTDSWESDATLLNNTKIAIGKAAAGTSDSFTEMLISALDQIEHCLDAVDGSRVVQLRVPLLGTISISRSATNFPPLENPTVPFWAIPPIMSSETLGIDEGIWDWPTDLNTLDDELSFWAVDTSLSGNPSNF
- a CDS encoding uncharacterized protein (antiSMASH:Cluster_3~SMCOG1005:Drug resistance transporter, EmrB/QacA) gives rise to the protein MTEAGQNSNKATPTAPHDAKNETPAPEPEYLRGTKLWLTAISLALCIFFAALDGTIVSTAIPQITSDFDSLADVGWYGSSFYLTTAAFQTVWGRLYKFFWLKSMFLLAIVIFELGSLICAVAPNSAAFIVGRAIAGVGASGLQSGVYTIPAFSVSAQWRPVFLAGMGVFYAVAACVGPLVGGAFTTGVTWRWCFWINLPLGAVTGGIILLLYKTPEQAAPPKMPVTQKLRQLNPLGVVLIIGAVTCYLLAVQYGGQSRPWGSSVVIGLLVGFVLVAALFVAEELWMSERALFQPRLFKFRAVTIGCPFLFFSSGVYSILLYYIPIYFQAVRGVSAASSGVRLLPFVLAMSISLIISGGILRKFGYYKPNLILGPLLASIGTGLIYTWSPDTSAGKWIGYQILVAIGMGITLQAPLLATQASVDKADTAPATSMVVFFQGLGGAIWVSAANCIFANELTKYLRRMAPSINTAQILSLDGASSLADSYTGSELQVVQDAYMHGLRCAYAIAIGCAGICCVLGCMAEWKKINVDAKLKAVASEDEVAQVTDENKA